A window of Candidatus Schekmanbacteria bacterium contains these coding sequences:
- a CDS encoding AsmA-like C-terminal domain-containing protein, which translates to MLKKYLAIILIALILLLSAYLLLISKFDPNQLVSDIITKAAVKNGLRICYGSIHLSIWNGPAARVDNVLIQDITSGVNILSAEKIYVVIKLFPLIFGEVRPDAIIIHSSNCNIMRDKNGEWLIPRFLKEKKENEDGLTAVELIDAISSFQIQDGNIQFTDSLQIPQKTVVVRDVQVSLKHSFLSKMTKFSINASVTPEGGEQASIAISGKSKLHGIKDFKSLIIDSHINVTALNPADFKPYMAGFTGFENIKGKFELDLDIKTLPISEGLTVAGEVSCDGLTYVYPKLFLNPVISKKTDIEFAMEYRPGFLDFKSYSANFDLFRVDGSFSVKRIDDMKNELIMSFSSPGFPYNAAGKNFVPFEIFSPKLREFMLEKIDGGEVNLRELLIKVNIIKDKNKKNEHGRDLITMDASFNNVAMNLGHSFKQIDVKSGSITIKDGDIKFTDSRGTYGDAKVKLTDGYIKDIYGESKLHIDTSGEAPYSEIRDFLTTELLPDSVRKYASKVASPSGTSSINLLIEHNLSKSEEPISFSGNAKVSAGSFVYEGIKGRVTVTSGSSRFSNALTELENINLDALDSHLTVSGTVRKAHPESPPVSEINVRGILSDSILKSTILKEAGDELNVHGNCRFRSNFTGTADNIGFDVKTDITQLSIDYGTSFTKKLLSPGNFMLTGNYSDSKGFVFEKSVLNMEGNKYEIKGEYNKANKPSLILGISGNYLNLENVSLNLLPLKPLQLSGKADTSINLSYDNKDNFTADIDIRLYNISSRVGLVSLFDSISGRIVNEVSHTKLQDFKVKTLDELYKIDGEIVKDSDEKEKKVALFIKAKTFDLDKFIKSYPEQKGIGEKQEMSYAFGGRFESRKMVFLDNTYENLSLDFALQKNILTLADVKASSFKGNATASGSINFADEGKTRFDICSEGKKINIKKILEYLGVKGSDFSGDIDITDCISSSWKNAQEIRANLEGKISFISKNGTIKKTGIGVISKILSFFNVFSWKDFWIKDIETKGMTYNTISADFTGKEGIFHTENFLLDGSSMKISAIGDIDLKNYKINMTVGVMPLGTVDTIISKIPIVGYILTGKDKSLISAYFEVTGDLKNPEVKPVNIKSMGSGILGLLRRSLGFPYDLIKDMGSDKKTEPTNEQTVTPLPKQ; encoded by the coding sequence TTGCTAAAGAAATATCTGGCTATAATTTTAATAGCGCTAATCCTGCTTCTCTCTGCCTATCTGCTTTTAATAAGCAAGTTCGATCCTAACCAGTTAGTTTCGGACATCATCACAAAGGCAGCGGTAAAGAACGGACTCCGCATATGTTATGGAAGCATTCACTTAAGCATCTGGAACGGGCCGGCAGCCAGAGTCGATAATGTCTTAATACAGGATATCACATCCGGCGTGAATATCCTTAGTGCAGAAAAAATCTATGTAGTGATAAAGCTTTTCCCTCTGATATTCGGAGAGGTCAGACCAGATGCGATCATAATCCATTCATCCAATTGCAATATCATGAGAGACAAGAACGGTGAATGGCTTATCCCCCGCTTTCTTAAGGAAAAGAAAGAAAATGAAGATGGACTAACTGCCGTAGAACTAATAGATGCAATCAGCTCTTTTCAGATTCAAGACGGGAATATCCAATTTACCGACTCTTTACAGATACCTCAAAAGACAGTCGTCGTCAGAGATGTGCAGGTCTCATTGAAACACAGCTTTCTTTCAAAGATGACAAAGTTCTCCATCAATGCCTCAGTAACACCGGAAGGAGGAGAGCAGGCATCAATCGCAATAAGCGGCAAATCCAAACTTCACGGGATAAAGGATTTTAAATCACTCATAATAGACTCCCATATCAACGTTACCGCACTTAACCCTGCTGACTTTAAACCATATATGGCAGGGTTTACAGGTTTTGAAAATATAAAAGGTAAATTTGAATTAGATTTAGATATTAAAACATTACCTATTTCAGAAGGATTAACCGTTGCAGGGGAAGTCTCATGCGATGGGCTGACATATGTTTATCCGAAACTTTTTCTTAACCCTGTCATAAGCAAAAAAACTGATATTGAATTTGCGATGGAATACAGGCCGGGATTCCTTGATTTTAAGAGTTATAGCGCAAACTTTGACCTCTTCAGGGTTGACGGGAGTTTCTCTGTAAAGCGGATCGATGATATGAAAAACGAACTCATAATGAGTTTCTCGTCGCCAGGATTTCCATACAATGCCGCAGGTAAAAACTTCGTGCCATTTGAGATATTTTCACCAAAACTTCGGGAGTTCATGCTTGAGAAAATAGACGGAGGGGAAGTCAATCTCCGGGAACTTCTGATAAAGGTTAATATCATAAAAGATAAGAACAAGAAGAATGAACATGGCAGGGACTTAATCACCATGGATGCATCCTTTAATAATGTGGCAATGAATCTTGGACATTCTTTTAAACAAATAGATGTGAAATCCGGCTCTATAACCATAAAAGACGGGGACATAAAGTTTACTGATTCGCGAGGTACATACGGAGATGCAAAAGTCAAACTAACTGACGGCTACATAAAAGATATTTATGGCGAGTCAAAGCTTCACATAGACACAAGCGGCGAGGCGCCTTATTCTGAAATACGGGATTTTCTGACGACAGAACTACTTCCTGATTCAGTGAGAAAATACGCATCAAAAGTCGCATCCCCATCAGGCACTTCGTCAATCAACCTTTTAATTGAACACAATCTATCAAAAAGCGAGGAGCCAATATCTTTTTCCGGCAATGCAAAAGTAAGCGCCGGAAGCTTTGTATACGAAGGTATAAAGGGAAGAGTCACTGTAACAAGCGGAAGCTCCCGTTTCTCAAATGCCCTGACAGAGCTTGAGAACATCAATTTAGATGCTTTAGATTCACATTTAACTGTGTCAGGAACGGTAAGAAAGGCTCACCCTGAATCCCCGCCGGTAAGCGAAATAAATGTACGGGGTATCCTTTCTGATTCAATATTAAAATCAACCATTCTTAAGGAAGCAGGCGATGAGCTTAATGTGCATGGTAATTGCCGTTTCAGGTCAAATTTTACAGGAACTGCAGACAACATCGGCTTTGATGTTAAAACCGACATTACACAGCTAAGCATCGATTACGGAACATCGTTTACTAAGAAGCTCCTTTCTCCCGGAAATTTCATGCTCACAGGAAATTATTCTGACAGTAAGGGATTTGTTTTTGAGAAATCTGTTCTTAATATGGAAGGGAACAAATATGAGATAAAAGGAGAGTATAACAAAGCAAACAAACCTTCACTGATTCTTGGAATAAGCGGGAATTATCTGAATCTTGAAAATGTATCGTTAAACCTGCTCCCGCTAAAACCCCTTCAGCTCTCCGGCAAAGCTGACACTTCTATAAATCTTTCCTATGACAATAAGGACAATTTTACCGCTGATATTGACATAAGGCTCTACAATATTTCCTCACGTGTCGGGTTGGTTTCATTATTTGATTCCATATCAGGCCGGATAGTGAATGAAGTCAGTCATACAAAGCTTCAGGATTTTAAAGTAAAAACCCTTGATGAACTCTATAAAATAGATGGAGAAATAGTAAAAGACAGTGATGAAAAAGAAAAAAAGGTTGCTCTGTTCATAAAAGCAAAGACATTTGATCTGGACAAGTTCATAAAGAGTTATCCTGAACAAAAGGGAATCGGGGAAAAACAGGAGATGAGCTATGCCTTCGGTGGAAGATTTGAAAGCAGGAAAATGGTTTTCCTCGATAACACATATGAAAATCTTTCCTTAGATTTTGCATTGCAAAAAAACATCCTGACCCTTGCTGATGTGAAGGCATCATCTTTCAAAGGCAATGCAACGGCATCCGGATCAATAAATTTTGCAGACGAGGGGAAAACCAGATTTGACATATGCTCAGAAGGAAAGAAGATAAACATAAAAAAAATTCTTGAATACTTAGGCGTAAAAGGTTCAGATTTCTCAGGAGACATAGATATCACAGACTGCATCAGCAGTTCATGGAAAAACGCTCAGGAAATAAGAGCAAACCTTGAAGGCAAGATATCTTTCATCTCTAAAAACGGCACTATAAAGAAAACCGGCATTGGTGTTATTTCAAAGATACTCTCCTTTTTCAATGTATTTAGCTGGAAGGACTTCTGGATAAAAGACATAGAAACAAAGGGAATGACTTACAATACCATATCAGCCGACTTTACCGGCAAAGAAGGGATTTTTCACACCGAGAACTTCCTGCTCGACGGAAGCTCGATGAAGATATCTGCTATTGGTGACATTGATTTAAAGAACTATAAGATAAACATGACTGTCGGTGTCATGCCGCTCGGCACTGTTGATACCATAATCAGCAAGATTCCGATTGTGGGATACATTCTTACAGGAAAAGACAAAAGCCTTATAAGCGCTTACTTTGAAGTGACAGGCGACCTTAAGAATCCCGAGGTTAAGCCTGTAAACATAAAGTCAATGGGAAGCGGGATTCTTGGACTTTTAAGACGCTCCCTTGGATTTCCCTACGACCTTATTAAAGACATGGGGTCCGACAAGAAAACAGAGCCGACTAACGAACAGACAGTCACACCTCTCCCCAAACAGTAA
- a CDS encoding alpha/beta fold hydrolase translates to MDKKENSAEIITHELVHTGGIAVERYYSENITRLSPILFIHGAFHGSWLYHHFQDYFARHGFDTYALNWKGHYLSEPDPDLGKRSIIDAVEDAEKVVKQVIKKTPILVGHSMGVLISLKFAERNDAKLAVLLDGAPYRKIYLDAGLDKVLTKEGIEKNFNITEDYRFILPRKNAAQSFFDPELTGKDEMSRYLTLVQEESGKILIDVFTGKIEVNSEIIKIPLYVLGKAFSPTGHRLNEMKARDLRAKDCRVFEKMSHDMMLQKDWRDYADIILGWIENEKF, encoded by the coding sequence ATGGATAAAAAAGAAAACAGTGCTGAGATCATAACTCACGAACTGGTTCATACCGGCGGGATTGCCGTTGAACGGTATTATTCTGAAAACATAACCCGACTCAGCCCGATTTTATTCATACACGGTGCATTTCACGGATCATGGCTTTACCATCATTTTCAGGACTATTTTGCAAGACATGGATTCGACACTTACGCCCTTAACTGGAAAGGGCATTACCTATCAGAGCCTGACCCTGATTTGGGGAAAAGGAGCATAATTGACGCAGTCGAGGATGCTGAAAAAGTAGTCAAGCAAGTTATAAAGAAAACACCGATTCTTGTAGGACACAGCATGGGAGTGCTCATCTCACTTAAATTCGCTGAAAGAAATGACGCGAAACTCGCCGTCCTTCTTGATGGAGCCCCTTACAGGAAAATTTATCTCGATGCAGGGCTCGACAAGGTGTTGACAAAAGAGGGGATAGAAAAGAATTTTAACATAACGGAGGACTATCGCTTCATTCTCCCCAGGAAAAATGCGGCACAGTCGTTTTTCGATCCAGAACTAACGGGAAAAGATGAGATGTCCCGTTACCTCACCCTTGTACAGGAAGAATCAGGAAAAATCCTTATAGACGTATTTACAGGAAAAATCGAAGTAAACAGTGAAATAATAAAGATACCTCTTTATGTGCTCGGCAAGGCATTTTCTCCGACCGGACACAGACTTAATGAAATGAAAGCCAGAGATCTTAGAGCAAAAGACTGTCGCGTATTTGAAAAAATGTCTCACGACATGATGCTTCAGAAAGACTGGCGTGATTACGCTGATATAATCCTTGGGTGGATAGAAAACGAGAAGTTTTAA
- a CDS encoding DNA polymerase II, translated as MKKSLEFSKNKALFGWDEEEGIVAVELKNDSTVEIFSRKGDVVSSRAESFEPFILLSKEDYLVCLDEKFDVEELEGNNFFKYLVVFKSWGSLLRAKQHLQKVSGEPPSSQRAPYLFLNDPIHQYLLRSGKTLFKGMDMTSASRIQLDIETYCEKGFEFSNPLREKDRIISIALSDNHGFEYVIDGSKMDEKEMLIELGSIIAERDPDIIEGHNIFKFDMEYISARAKLKKVDLKWGRGGKKIESHASRVVFAERTIAYPKWEIYGRHIIDTYLLAQAYDIAARELDEYGLKSIAVQMGISSSDRVYIEGKDIASVFDNEPAKLFKYNLDDVRETRALAELFGEGYFIESQIFPYSYQNIIVRGNATKINSLFMREYLYRRHSIPQIAEQRIEIEGGYTDIFKTGVIERVLHCDVRSLYPSIMINVGIKPASDDLDIFLNLLRDLRDFRVKAKKTALEAMDENTRKYYNALQGAFKILINSFYGYLAAGFSNFADFKSAAEVTAKGREIIKSMLGWLNEKGCQPIEIDTDGIYFVPPESVKTKKEEEEIIRELSKTLPSGIEVEFDGRYKSMFSYKIKNYALLDYNGKLFIKGSGLKSRGLEKFQREFLKKMIYLILTGKGSDVPSLYDEYIRKIRSHKFDINMLSKTETLSDSVEMYKQKTSGKKRNLSASYELALKSARNYQPGDQISYYVTGTKKKVTVYESCKLASEWDKMQPDENVEYYCSKLDDLYSKFQEMLL; from the coding sequence ATGAAAAAATCACTGGAATTTTCAAAAAATAAAGCTCTCTTCGGATGGGATGAGGAAGAAGGGATTGTAGCTGTAGAGTTGAAAAATGACAGCACAGTTGAGATATTTTCAAGAAAAGGGGATGTTGTCTCGTCAAGGGCGGAGAGCTTTGAGCCTTTTATACTTCTGAGTAAAGAAGATTATCTTGTCTGTCTTGATGAGAAATTTGATGTCGAAGAACTCGAAGGAAACAACTTCTTCAAATATCTTGTAGTATTCAAATCATGGGGATCGCTTCTTCGTGCAAAACAGCATCTGCAGAAGGTAAGCGGAGAACCGCCGTCAAGCCAGAGAGCCCCCTATCTTTTTCTGAATGATCCCATCCATCAGTATCTGCTTCGTTCCGGCAAAACCCTGTTCAAAGGTATGGATATGACATCGGCAAGCAGGATTCAGCTTGATATCGAGACATACTGCGAAAAAGGGTTTGAGTTTTCAAATCCTCTTCGTGAAAAAGACAGGATTATTTCAATAGCCCTGTCTGACAATCATGGATTTGAGTATGTAATAGACGGCTCAAAGATGGATGAAAAGGAAATGCTCATTGAATTGGGCAGTATTATCGCTGAGAGAGATCCGGACATAATCGAAGGTCATAACATATTCAAATTTGATATGGAGTACATATCTGCAAGAGCTAAGCTGAAGAAGGTGGATTTAAAATGGGGGAGGGGAGGGAAAAAGATTGAATCCCATGCATCGAGGGTGGTTTTTGCTGAGCGTACAATTGCTTATCCAAAATGGGAAATTTATGGGAGACATATAATAGATACCTACCTTCTTGCACAGGCTTATGATATCGCTGCCCGGGAACTTGACGAGTACGGGCTTAAAAGTATTGCAGTCCAGATGGGGATTTCTTCATCTGATCGAGTTTACATAGAGGGGAAAGACATAGCTTCTGTTTTTGACAATGAACCGGCAAAACTTTTTAAATATAATCTTGATGATGTCAGGGAAACCAGAGCACTTGCAGAACTTTTCGGAGAAGGGTATTTCATAGAATCGCAGATATTCCCGTATTCTTACCAGAATATCATAGTCCGCGGTAATGCCACAAAAATTAATTCCCTCTTTATGCGTGAGTACTTATATAGAAGGCACTCTATCCCTCAGATAGCTGAGCAGCGTATAGAGATAGAAGGCGGCTATACGGATATTTTCAAGACAGGGGTGATAGAGCGTGTTCTTCATTGCGATGTCCGCTCACTTTATCCCTCCATAATGATAAATGTCGGGATTAAACCCGCATCCGATGATCTTGACATATTTTTGAATCTCCTCAGAGACCTGCGTGATTTCAGGGTTAAAGCTAAGAAAACAGCACTTGAAGCAATGGATGAGAATACCCGCAAATATTATAATGCCCTGCAGGGAGCATTCAAGATATTGATAAATTCATTTTATGGATACCTCGCCGCCGGGTTTTCCAACTTTGCAGATTTTAAGAGTGCTGCGGAAGTTACTGCAAAGGGGCGTGAGATTATTAAATCAATGCTTGGATGGCTTAACGAGAAGGGATGCCAGCCAATAGAGATAGATACAGACGGCATCTATTTTGTTCCCCCGGAAAGTGTCAAAACAAAAAAGGAGGAAGAGGAAATTATCCGAGAGCTTTCAAAAACGCTCCCAAGCGGAATAGAAGTTGAATTTGATGGAAGATACAAATCTATGTTCAGTTATAAAATTAAGAACTATGCACTTCTCGATTACAACGGAAAGCTTTTCATTAAAGGTTCAGGTTTAAAATCAAGGGGGCTTGAGAAGTTCCAGAGGGAATTCCTCAAAAAAATGATTTATCTGATTCTAACCGGTAAGGGAAGTGATGTTCCATCTCTTTATGATGAATATATAAGGAAAATAAGGTCTCACAAATTTGATATTAACATGCTCTCAAAAACAGAGACTCTTTCGGATTCAGTTGAAATGTACAAACAGAAGACATCGGGGAAAAAGAGGAATCTTTCCGCTTCCTACGAGCTTGCGTTAAAATCAGCGAGAAACTACCAGCCGGGAGACCAGATATCTTATTATGTGACCGGCACGAAAAAGAAGGTTACTGTTTACGAATCATGTAAGCTTGCAAGTGAATGGGATAAAATGCAGCCCGATGAGAATGTTGAATATTACTGTTCTAAGCTGGATGATTTGTACTCGAAGTTTCAGGAGATGTTGTTGTAA
- a CDS encoding PEP-CTERM sorting domain-containing protein, which produces MSKTKYILALITGILIFFVTIPFQAIATPITFNGSDGLLSASATFDIVGGNLKVTLTNTSTNDVLAPSDVLTALFFSITGDPELTKISAIIDSGSTYYFDTTPPVPVGGDVGSEWAYKNGLSMSNGATQGISSSGLGLFGPSDRFDTSHGSNYLDFPADPDGLNYGILSAGDIITTGNAKVTGGTPLIKNSVIFTLGGLPSAFSLNQISSVLFQYGTGLSEPQIVVTNVRPTPEPTTIILLGAGILGLAIWQRKKQ; this is translated from the coding sequence ATGAGCAAAACGAAATACATATTAGCATTAATTACTGGAATATTAATTTTTTTTGTAACTATTCCTTTTCAAGCAATTGCCACACCGATTACTTTTAACGGGTCTGACGGTCTGTTGAGCGCAAGTGCAACATTCGATATTGTTGGAGGAAACCTCAAAGTAACACTTACTAACACCAGCACCAATGATGTTTTGGCCCCAAGTGATGTGTTGACTGCTCTTTTTTTCAGTATCACAGGAGATCCGGAATTAACAAAGATATCTGCTATAATTGATTCGGGGAGCACATACTATTTCGACACTACACCTCCAGTCCCTGTTGGGGGAGATGTTGGAAGCGAATGGGCTTACAAAAATGGTTTATCAATGTCAAATGGGGCAACGCAGGGAATATCAAGCTCAGGGCTCGGATTATTTGGTCCCAGCGACAGATTTGATACTTCACATGGTAGCAATTACCTTGATTTTCCAGCGGACCCGGATGGTCTTAATTATGGTATTCTTTCAGCGGGAGATATAATTACAACAGGTAATGCAAAGGTAACCGGAGGAACTCCGTTAATCAAGAATTCAGTGATTTTTACTTTGGGAGGACTCCCTTCAGCCTTTTCCCTAAATCAGATATCTTCTGTACTTTTCCAATACGGCACAGGATTAAGTGAACCGCAGATTGTTGTCACAAATGTACGTCCCACACCGGAACCAACGACAATCATTCTGCTCGGTGCTGGTATTCTGGGATTGGCAATCTGGCAACGGAAAAAGCAGTAA
- a CDS encoding PEP-CTERM sorting domain-containing protein has translation MKKFNISILLILLIIIFAATNSFATPIEFSFSEASGRSASASIDVIGGQLVIVLSNTSTGAPDTNAANSLLTALYFDLPDSASITGGTVLISPESYTENFKTKTGGAISLTGGADVSSEYGFGNNGDEILTAQLPAGDPAIEHVNFFSAMQTHTTPFLMIPPGTNLDGTINLDGPQGGLTNNAVDLGGLGAICNSVTANLNIMGVDLNNPESASSTLSYIFQDGITFEFGSDIYFYSTTYIPPVPEPSTMLMVLLGLIGLGAKGYISRKH, from the coding sequence ATGAAAAAATTCAATATAAGTATTTTGTTAATATTACTGATAATAATTTTTGCGGCAACAAACTCTTTTGCCACTCCTATTGAATTCAGCTTTAGTGAAGCAAGCGGACGTTCGGCTTCTGCGAGTATTGATGTAATTGGTGGACAGTTGGTTATAGTCTTGAGCAACACTTCAACGGGCGCTCCGGATACGAATGCTGCAAATAGCCTTCTTACGGCACTATACTTTGACCTTCCTGATTCAGCGTCAATAACGGGCGGCACAGTTTTAATAAGTCCGGAAAGTTATACTGAAAATTTTAAAACAAAAACAGGTGGAGCAATATCATTGACGGGTGGAGCAGATGTGTCCTCAGAGTATGGCTTTGGCAATAATGGAGATGAAATACTGACTGCTCAACTTCCTGCAGGAGACCCCGCAATAGAACATGTAAACTTTTTTTCTGCAATGCAAACTCATACAACTCCTTTTTTAATGATTCCTCCGGGAACAAACCTTGATGGTACTATAAATCTTGATGGACCGCAGGGGGGATTAACAAATAATGCTGTTGATTTAGGAGGACTGGGAGCAATCTGTAATTCCGTTACAGCTAATCTTAATATAATGGGAGTTGACCTTAACAATCCTGAAAGCGCATCCAGCACCCTTTCCTATATATTCCAGGACGGAATTACATTCGAGTTTGGCTCTGATATATATTTTTATTCAACTACATATATTCCACCAGTACCTGAACCTTCTACAATGTTAATGGTTTTGTTAGGTTTAATTGGTTTAGGAGCAAAAGGGTATATATCCAGAAAACATTAA
- the mtnP gene encoding S-methyl-5'-thioadenosine phosphorylase: MKAKIGIIGGSGLYGMEELRNIKEIKVDTPFGEPSDAYISGELDGKELIFLPRHGRGHRILPHELNFRANIYGMKKLGVEWIISVSAVGSMREDIEPGHIVIPDQFFDRTRMRPSTFFGNGVAAHVQFADPVCKALKKTLYDSALKAGATVHKGGTYLCMEGPQFSTRGESLIYRQWGVDIIGMTNLPEAKLAREAEICYATIALATDYDCWHEAEEDVTIDMVLETIKNNVKMAQKIIKNAVSQIGGERNCECSQALKNAIITDRGAITDKVRERLGLIIGKYI, from the coding sequence GTGAAAGCGAAAATCGGGATAATAGGAGGTAGCGGGCTCTATGGGATGGAGGAACTTAGGAACATTAAAGAGATTAAGGTAGATACTCCTTTTGGTGAGCCTTCAGATGCCTATATTTCCGGAGAGCTTGATGGGAAAGAACTTATATTTCTTCCCAGACATGGACGTGGCCACAGGATACTTCCTCATGAGCTAAATTTCAGGGCAAATATTTATGGAATGAAAAAACTTGGCGTTGAATGGATTATTTCCGTAAGCGCTGTGGGAAGTATGAGGGAGGATATTGAACCGGGGCACATAGTTATCCCTGACCAGTTCTTCGACAGGACGCGTATGAGACCCAGCACTTTCTTTGGTAATGGGGTCGCTGCCCATGTACAATTTGCGGATCCTGTCTGCAAAGCACTGAAGAAAACGCTTTATGATTCTGCATTGAAGGCAGGTGCCACTGTCCATAAAGGAGGAACCTATCTCTGCATGGAAGGGCCGCAGTTCTCTACAAGAGGAGAATCTCTGATATACAGACAATGGGGCGTGGATATTATAGGCATGACAAATCTGCCTGAAGCAAAGCTTGCAAGGGAGGCTGAGATTTGTTATGCAACGATTGCCCTTGCAACTGATTATGACTGTTGGCATGAGGCAGAAGAAGATGTAACCATAGATATGGTACTTGAAACAATAAAGAATAACGTGAAGATGGCACAGAAGATAATTAAAAATGCTGTAAGTCAGATAGGCGGTGAAAGAAACTGTGAGTGTTCGCAAGCTCTAAAGAATGCAATAATAACGGACAGGGGAGCGATCACTGATAAAGTAAGAGAAAGGCTCGGGCTCATAATAGGAAAGTATATTTAG
- the trpB gene encoding tryptophan synthase subunit beta — translation MKTQPDKTGHFGQFGGKFVPETLMVALEELEREYLKIKKNKGFREELSIYLKEYAGRPTPLYYAKNLSNFIGAGKIYLKREDLLHTGAHKINNTLGQIILAKKMKKKRIIAETGAGQHGVATATAAALFGLECEIYMGEEDTRRQSLNVFRMELMGAKVTPVLSGSKTLKDAINEALRDWVTNVETTHYIIGSVVGPHPYPMIVRDFQSVIGEEVRRDIKKKEGRLPDYCIACVGGGSNSMGLFYPFIKDKKVALIGVEAGGHGIESGEHGASLCAGEVGVFHGAKTYILQDDDGQIIPAHSVSAGLDYPGVGPEHSYLKETGRAVYKNVTDDEALEAFKLLSRKEGIIPALESAHAIAYLVRDRKIFRKNDIVVVCLSGRGDKDVDNVRSIIGNKAP, via the coding sequence ATGAAAACACAACCGGACAAGACAGGACATTTCGGACAATTCGGCGGGAAATTTGTTCCAGAGACATTGATGGTTGCTCTTGAGGAACTTGAAAGAGAATATCTTAAGATTAAGAAAAATAAAGGGTTCAGAGAGGAACTATCCATTTATCTTAAAGAATATGCAGGAAGACCAACTCCCCTTTATTATGCGAAGAATCTCTCGAATTTTATTGGTGCAGGAAAAATTTATTTAAAAAGGGAAGACCTTCTGCATACCGGCGCACACAAGATAAACAACACCCTGGGTCAGATAATACTTGCAAAAAAAATGAAGAAAAAAAGGATTATCGCTGAGACCGGTGCCGGCCAGCATGGTGTTGCAACTGCCACGGCTGCTGCGCTTTTCGGGCTTGAATGTGAGATTTACATGGGAGAGGAAGATACCAGGAGACAGTCTCTCAATGTTTTCAGAATGGAACTTATGGGTGCTAAAGTTACGCCTGTATTGTCAGGAAGCAAAACATTAAAAGATGCGATTAACGAGGCATTAAGGGACTGGGTTACAAATGTTGAGACAACCCACTATATTATTGGCTCAGTGGTAGGCCCCCACCCCTATCCGATGATAGTAAGGGATTTTCAGTCTGTAATAGGGGAAGAGGTGAGGCGCGATATTAAAAAGAAGGAAGGAAGACTGCCGGATTATTGTATCGCCTGTGTCGGGGGCGGCAGCAATTCAATGGGGCTTTTTTACCCTTTTATTAAAGATAAAAAAGTTGCACTTATTGGTGTTGAGGCTGGCGGTCATGGGATTGAAAGCGGAGAACATGGTGCATCGCTTTGCGCAGGGGAGGTTGGGGTTTTCCATGGTGCAAAAACTTATATACTTCAGGACGACGACGGACAGATAATACCGGCACATTCAGTTTCAGCCGGACTTGATTATCCTGGAGTAGGACCGGAACACAGTTATCTTAAGGAGACGGGGCGGGCAGTTTATAAGAATGTTACGGATGATGAAGCTCTTGAGGCGTTTAAACTGCTTTCACGAAAAGAAGGGATTATTCCTGCCCTTGAAAGTGCCCATGCCATTGCATACCTTGTGCGGGACCGCAAAATATTCCGCAAGAATGATATAGTTGTTGTCTGTCTTTCCGGGAGGGGAGATAAAGACGTTGATAATGTCCGCAGTATAATCGGGAATAAGGCGCCTTGA
- a CDS encoding YraN family protein — protein sequence MRTTKKADYALHVKGRSGEEKAGKHLKKLGYRIIEKNFRTRFGEIDIIAEDGEYLVFVEVKTRTSSRFANPEDYVDERKQRKILKSAQIYLLQYSLNERKCRFDVVSVSDTDKGAKVEVFKDAFCAEEC from the coding sequence ATCAGAACAACAAAAAAAGCAGATTATGCGCTTCACGTAAAAGGCAGGAGCGGAGAAGAAAAAGCAGGGAAGCATCTCAAAAAACTTGGTTACAGGATAATAGAAAAGAATTTCAGGACAAGGTTTGGTGAAATAGATATAATCGCAGAAGACGGAGAATACCTTGTATTTGTCGAGGTCAAGACAAGAACGTCTTCCCGGTTTGCCAATCCGGAAGATTATGTTGATGAACGGAAGCAGAGGAAAATTTTAAAGAGTGCCCAGATTTATCTTTTGCAGTATAGTTTGAATGAGAGAAAATGCAGATTTGATGTTGTCTCAGTTTCAGATACAGATAAAGGTGCAAAGGTAGAGGTTTTCAAGGATGCTTTCTGTGCAGAGGAGTGCTGA